One Chitinophaga parva DNA segment encodes these proteins:
- a CDS encoding UBP-type zinc finger domain-containing protein yields MDVCNHIKEITLLKHPKELVCEECIKTGDDWVHLRTCQTCGATLCCDQSPNQHMTKHYHHTKHPVIISAQPGERWLWCYPHELFVEY; encoded by the coding sequence ATGGACGTTTGCAATCACATCAAAGAAATCACCCTACTCAAGCACCCTAAAGAACTGGTGTGCGAAGAATGCATTAAGACCGGCGATGACTGGGTGCACCTGCGCACCTGCCAGACCTGTGGCGCCACGCTGTGCTGCGACCAATCGCCTAACCAGCACATGACCAAACATTATCATCACACCAAACATCCCGTGATCATCTCCGCACAGCCCGGAGAGCGCTGGCTGTGGTGTTACCCGCATGAGCTGTTTGTGGAGTATTAA